One genomic window of Silurus meridionalis isolate SWU-2019-XX chromosome 22, ASM1480568v1, whole genome shotgun sequence includes the following:
- the si:ch211-80h18.1 gene encoding filaggrin-2 isoform X6 → MLSRNLVVASIAIVFLATAVSAAPVEDKEPEENDFEAEEGEEELSEEEEGAGAQQATKVPKGPGVTVLPGISPVGEPPNGHKVNGAGALQASLGSASGSSVQAVGTDGSNGKDSQALPSSSHGTVHGHGSSGSKVPGAAETAYSDTASHGSSSQVALSHVSSGQMSSNHVSSLMISGHTSGSAFVSSEIQSQTEEAATTDGTAHDIGDYGESQAVHLGSQIEAPGSESILEKPETGSETETNGNGHKHLINGQETGHAGMNNFMEGTTQIDLTGGFDSYGSNLEMTGIIDHSSHDFLIGLMGGIGDGFSPDPYTDTIADHMGLNFQVESTGAGLDPGFPAIISSAQPAPHAAENGPAAYASVTSDNGAQLGSPGDTTEGADNNGADSPNINGNGRLRPVPDIHKGDAPEIGIHLYTTGEHQGLITQTDTAETLDVIYPTASPVTKIPSDTAVTSHTEGVGPQTDVTAGLIGEPVTNGHKQINITIMADSIYSSRPSNTLGYESTGVTEGIETIQIL, encoded by the exons ATGTTGTCACG AAACCTTGTAGTTGCCTCAATAGCAATTGTCTTTCTGGCTACAGCAGTTTCAGCTGCTCCAGTCGAAG aCAAAGAACCAGAGGAAAATGATTTTGAAGCAGAGGAGGGTGAGGAAGAGCTCTCAGAGGAAGAAGAGG GAGCTGGAGCCCAGCAAGCCACAAAGGTGCCCAAGGGCCCTG GTGTGACTGTTCTACCTGGCATTTCTCCGGTGGGCGAACCTCCAAACG GTCACAAAGTGAATGGAGCTGGTGCTTTACAGGCAAGCCTTGGCT CAGCAAGTGGATCCTCAGTCCAGGCAGTTGGAACTGATG GAAGTAACGGAAAAGACTCTCAAGCTTTGCCTTCAAGTTCTCACG GTACAGTTCATGGTCATGGGAGCTCAGGGTCCAAAGTCCCTG GTGCAGCTGAAACTGCTTATTCAGACACTGCTTCTCATG GGTCATCAAGCCAAGTAGCACTGAGTCATGTGTCTTCAGGCCAAATGTCTTCAAACCATGTGTCAAGTCTGATGATATCAGGACACACAAGTGGCTCAGCTTTTGTTTCCTCTGAAATCCAGTCACAGACAGAGG aagcaGCAACTACAGATGGAACTGCACATGACATTGGTGACTATG GTGAAAGCCAGGCAGTTCATCTTGGATCTCAGATTGAAGCTCCAG GCTCAGAGTCAATATTAGAGAAACCAGAGACGGGTTCAGAGACTGAGACCAATG GCAATGGACACAAACATCTCATTAATGGACAGGAGACAGGACACGCAG GCATGAATAATTTCATGGAAGGCACGACTCAAATAGACTTGACAG GTGGTTTTGATTCATATGGTTCCAATCTGGAAATGACAG GCATTATAGACCATTCCAGCCATGACTTCCTTATTGGTTTAATGG GTGGCATTGGGGACGGCTTTTCTCCAGATCCTTACACCGACACTATAG CAGATCACATGGGACTCAATTTTCAGGTAGAGTCAACAG GAGCTGGATTAGATCCTGGATTTCCAGCCATTATCAGTTCAGCTCAACCAG CTCCTCACGCTGCAGAAAATGGTCCAGCTGCTTATGCCAGTG tGACCTCTGACAATGGTGCTCAACTCGGCTCCCCTGGAGATACGACAG AGGGAGCTGATAACAATGGTGCTGACTCACCCAATATAAATG GCAATGGCCGTCTCAGACCGGTTCCAGACATCCACAAAG GTGATGCTCCGGAGATCGGCATCCACCTTTACACCA CAGGTGAACACCAAGGACTCattacacaaacagacacag CAGAAACCCTGGATGTTATATACCCTACTGCTAGCCCTGTCACCAAAATCCCCT CGGACACTGCGGTCACATCACACACTGAAGGGGTGGGACCGCAAACGGACGTGACAG CAGGTTTAATAGGTGAACCAGTGACTAACGGACACAAACAGATTAACATAACAA tCATGGCTGATTCCATCTACAGCTCTAGACCATCAAATACATTAG GGTATGAAAGCACTGGTGTGACTGAAGGAATCGAAACCATACAG ATTCTGTGA
- the si:ch211-80h18.1 gene encoding filaggrin-2 isoform X5, whose translation MLSRNLVVASIAIVFLATAVSAAPVEDKEPEENDFEAEEGEEELSEEEEDDDDSKGQHMKGAGAQQATKVPKGPGVTVLPGISPVGEPPNGHKVNGAGALQASLGSSGSSVQAVGTDGSNGKDSQALPSSSHGTVHGHGSSGSKVPGAAETAYSDTASHGSSSQVALSHVSSGQMSSNHVSSLMISGHTSGSAFVSSEIQSQTEEAATTDGTAHDIGDYGESQAVHLGSQIEAPGSESILEKPETGSETETNGNGHKHLINGQETGHAGMNNFMEGTTQIDLTGGFDSYGSNLEMTGIIDHSSHDFLIGLMGGIGDGFSPDPYTDTIADHMGLNFQVESTGAGLDPGFPAIISSAQPAPHAAENGPAAYASVTSDNGAQLGSPGDTTEGADNNGADSPNINGNGRLRPVPDIHKGDAPEIGIHLYTTGEHQGLITQTDTAETLDVIYPTASPVTKIPSDTAVTSHTEGVGPQTDVTAGLIGEPVTNGHKQINITIMADSIYSSRPSNTLGYESTGVTEGIETIQIL comes from the exons ATGTTGTCACG AAACCTTGTAGTTGCCTCAATAGCAATTGTCTTTCTGGCTACAGCAGTTTCAGCTGCTCCAGTCGAAG aCAAAGAACCAGAGGAAAATGATTTTGAAGCAGAGGAGGGTGAGGAAGAGCTCTCAGAGGAAGAAGAGG ATGATGATGACTCCAAAGGTCAACATATGAAGG GAGCTGGAGCCCAGCAAGCCACAAAGGTGCCCAAGGGCCCTG GTGTGACTGTTCTACCTGGCATTTCTCCGGTGGGCGAACCTCCAAACG GTCACAAAGTGAATGGAGCTGGTGCTTTACAGGCAAGCCTTGGCT CAAGTGGATCCTCAGTCCAGGCAGTTGGAACTGATG GAAGTAACGGAAAAGACTCTCAAGCTTTGCCTTCAAGTTCTCACG GTACAGTTCATGGTCATGGGAGCTCAGGGTCCAAAGTCCCTG GTGCAGCTGAAACTGCTTATTCAGACACTGCTTCTCATG GGTCATCAAGCCAAGTAGCACTGAGTCATGTGTCTTCAGGCCAAATGTCTTCAAACCATGTGTCAAGTCTGATGATATCAGGACACACAAGTGGCTCAGCTTTTGTTTCCTCTGAAATCCAGTCACAGACAGAGG aagcaGCAACTACAGATGGAACTGCACATGACATTGGTGACTATG GTGAAAGCCAGGCAGTTCATCTTGGATCTCAGATTGAAGCTCCAG GCTCAGAGTCAATATTAGAGAAACCAGAGACGGGTTCAGAGACTGAGACCAATG GCAATGGACACAAACATCTCATTAATGGACAGGAGACAGGACACGCAG GCATGAATAATTTCATGGAAGGCACGACTCAAATAGACTTGACAG GTGGTTTTGATTCATATGGTTCCAATCTGGAAATGACAG GCATTATAGACCATTCCAGCCATGACTTCCTTATTGGTTTAATGG GTGGCATTGGGGACGGCTTTTCTCCAGATCCTTACACCGACACTATAG CAGATCACATGGGACTCAATTTTCAGGTAGAGTCAACAG GAGCTGGATTAGATCCTGGATTTCCAGCCATTATCAGTTCAGCTCAACCAG CTCCTCACGCTGCAGAAAATGGTCCAGCTGCTTATGCCAGTG tGACCTCTGACAATGGTGCTCAACTCGGCTCCCCTGGAGATACGACAG AGGGAGCTGATAACAATGGTGCTGACTCACCCAATATAAATG GCAATGGCCGTCTCAGACCGGTTCCAGACATCCACAAAG GTGATGCTCCGGAGATCGGCATCCACCTTTACACCA CAGGTGAACACCAAGGACTCattacacaaacagacacag CAGAAACCCTGGATGTTATATACCCTACTGCTAGCCCTGTCACCAAAATCCCCT CGGACACTGCGGTCACATCACACACTGAAGGGGTGGGACCGCAAACGGACGTGACAG CAGGTTTAATAGGTGAACCAGTGACTAACGGACACAAACAGATTAACATAACAA tCATGGCTGATTCCATCTACAGCTCTAGACCATCAAATACATTAG GGTATGAAAGCACTGGTGTGACTGAAGGAATCGAAACCATACAG ATTCTGTGA